In one window of Branchiostoma floridae strain S238N-H82 chromosome 14, Bfl_VNyyK, whole genome shotgun sequence DNA:
- the LOC118430545 gene encoding SCO-spondin-like: MCTTDSDCGGSDKCCPAIDACQFSMTCAPAIGGSTGCIANRSPYSEGEVVRVVDRCNNCTCLRGEVVCTDAPCPSAAAQQEEPTVSSPAAVVRSRDLLWLGALLLFVSLWNTF, from the exons ATGTGCACGACAGACTCCGACTGTGGCGGGAGCGACAAGTGTTGTCCTGCCATCGACGCCTGCCAGTTCTCCATGACGTGTGCACCAGCCATTGGGGGCTCCAcag GTTGCATTGCCAACAGATCCCCGTATTCTGAGGGAGAAGTGGTCAGGGTGGTGGACAGGTGTAACAACTG CACTTGTCTGAGAGGTGAGGTGGTGTGTACCGATGCCCCCTGCCCTTCAGCAGCAGCACAGCAGGAGGAACCAACGGTCAGCTCTCCAGCTGCAGTGGTTCGGTCCAGAGACTTGTTGTGGTTAGGGGCTCTTCTGCTGTTTGTATCTTTATGGAATACATTTTAA